CTTGCAGGCTGTCTAACACAATTCCTTTGTTCATGTTTCCGAGTTTGTTCTGTGGTGGACTACTGGGAACACAATGTTTCGTAGCTTAGGTtctttcttcttgttgttgctgctgctgctgagataGTGAGATGAGATGATGATGGAACTGGAAATATATATGCTGTATGAATAAAGGTGAAGGACGTGTTTTGGCCCCTTGATGCTCAGGATGAGCATAGCTGCATAGGTTGTTAACTTGTTGTATGCTCTTTTGTCAGGTTGACATCTGCTACATCTTGGAAACATCATTAATTGGCTGTGTACTGAGAAAAACACCAAACGTAAATCCAGACTTTTTAGGTGCGTTATTCATTTTcgtctttttatttttacccAGCCATGTCTTGATGAATGCAACTACCAAATGaattttcataggaatttctttACATACTGGTAGCTTGCAATTTCAGGCCTTTCTTGGAATAGCAGAATTGAATTTAAGGCCCTTTTGGATTGAaggatttcttttttaaaaaaaacttggagGAATTCAGTCCTTAGGAAAATCTTCTTATAAGCATCTTTGGTACAAATAAATATCATTCGCAAAAATCCTCTGGATTTGCTTCATATGATTCAATTCCATAGGAAACAAAGCATAAGCTTATACCTCGTGTCTTTATTTTCCTAGTGCAAACCATCTAAACTGACATTGATTTTCTCATGAAGATATAGATTTTACCTCGGTTTCCgttagcatgtttttcaaactactaaatggtacgttctgtgcgaaaactttctatataaaagttgattaaaaatattaaatatatccatttgtcaagtttgtaataattaaaacttaatcaatcatgtgttaatagcttttttattttacttgcactaacttaattttcatcttcatGAGTTTCCAACACCACCATAGCATAACATCCGTTATTCATATTCATAGAGAAGGAAATTATGAGATAATCAACATCCAAGAGAGTTTGAACATAGGGCGATGTGTTGCTCCTGGTAGCTACCTACTAGCTAGGCTATGCCATGTTTTTTAAGattaaattgcacccacggtaCACCAACTTagcaggtgggtgcgatatagtgcaagaacttgagaattgaacgtccgggtgcaacaacttgacaagtgggtgctttctagtacaagaacttacaatttagtattttggtgaaTCAATTTGGTtaagcatatgctaggtgaggtttttcacgatgtcaatatgccaATACACAGTAATCCTATAGATATTACATTATAATATTGAATgtaatctttaagaattatattGCACATACAATTTACATATACAGTTACCTTTAagaattttttgttttcttcaccttctcaaatatcaaccgaaatataataatttctacatccagtttaattgactcagttattagttattagagttattagttattaggataaaaatataaatatgtttatacaaatccacgctagtatattgtcaagtacttaaaaatttgaatttatataaaaaatgctccaaataattaagttgtcacaacttcttaatttattgtatcaaaatcgtaGCTACCTTGCAAGTTGTTTCATTTATACGATCATCACTTATAAAGTTAttatactaaattgcacattcttgccaagttgttgcactagaaggctcatttttcaagttattacaccaaattgcacccacctgctAAGTTGTTGcaccgtgggtgcaatttactcttcttttaatataacGTGAAGTGGAAAAAGCACATGAATTCAAACACATAAgagctatgttttttttatcacatgAAGATTTTGAAGACAGATAGATATGAAACAAAACGACTTTCCATTAAGCTAAAACTAGATGTTTtctttcctatagaaatagAGGAATTGCCACCTCTCCGAAGGAATCAAACTGTTCCACTCCTTTGTCCCAATCCTAATCTGAAACTCCAAACGATTGCACGCCTCCAAAATTTCTTGAAAAAATATTCGTTCCAAATAGCGTAGtgctcccttcgtcccataaaaaaccataTAATATTTTCTGATACAATGAATTTGGGCATACCCCTATTGAGATTTACTATACTAGGAAATGGCACATCTCattttaagttggttttttatgaaacggagaaagtatgtAGGATTAGGAACCCAAAAGGGTGTGAATGACATCATATTCCTATGTTTAATCAACTTGAAGTTGGTTGCAAACCCTTTCATCaatcaaaagagaaaaaaaaaaagggaaattggGGTGAAAAAACAATTAGGCAAGGAATCCCTCTCCCAAGCCGTAGGATCACCTCTCGCACGAATCACGAGGCGCATCTCTCCAAAGCCTCCGGCTCCACTCCAACTCCTCTCGCCTCCGCGGCTCCGCCCATTTCGCGGGtcgccggagcagcagcagccgccgcgccaGATCTCGAACCTTCTAGAAGCTTCCGCCCGCTTCCACCCATCTCCCCCGAGGGCGCCTGGATCCCGAACCTTCTAGGCGTCGGCGGCCGGGGAAGGCGCGAGGGGAGGCGGACCACGGGATCTGCTTCGAAGCCCCTCGCCTCCTCTGGAACCTtccgggcgcggcgcggcgggatgGCGGTGAGTTTCCTTCCTCCGCGCTGCGAGTTACCCGGATCGGCTTAGACGATGCAATTTCTAGGCGAGTTAACCAGGGATTCCTCAAATTGTTGGtggcttgctgctgctggtcTCTTCGACCATTGAACCCGCAGTTCCTGCGAGTTGATGATTTGGTTTTGGTTCCCCTCCTGGGCATGTGTGCTGCAATTAGAACTCAGAAATTTGTAGAGATGGTGGAGGATTGGTGGTATTTGTTCAAGGCAAATCTTAGCTACAGAGCATGCCACTGTTTGACCAGAATGTGTGTTTACCTGTCACGCAAGCTTGGTATTTGTAGCATTTCTGTTCATGTTGCTATCTAGGCGTGTAGAATCCATGAATTCAGTATTATTTGAAAGTCATTTGCTGGCATTCAGGAGAGTTtgaatttcttttttctctttctttttaaaCCATGAATGATGTGTGTTCTCTTATAACCTTTTCACGTTTCATGTCACTAGAGTGCAAAAGTGTCGCACCCCGTTAAATCGGCCTCCGAGGAGTCCAAAGTACTCGTGGTGGAGAATGGGAAGATGGTTGATGTTCAGGACAAGGAAATCACCATGGAAGGCCTCTGTTCCATAAGTTCTTATGACCAGTGGGCACGGATCCCTGTTTCTGGACCGCTTCCGAAACCTCGCTACAAGGTCCTCCTTTTTTTACTTGCATGATCTCTAAATTCCGTCTAGTCTGTTGTGCTGCCATCGTCTTCTCTTGGTGGTTTTGACATGCTGCACTTATCTTCTACAGCATGCAGCTGCTGTGGTTCAGGAAAAGATGTATGTTTTTGGTGGAAATCACAATGGCCGTTACCTTGGTGACATGCAGGTATATTAGTCGGTCATTATacttaatatgtttttttcttgtgatGGATTCTTGGTATAAACTTTAAAATAGACTCAAAATTCCTTATTTGCTTATTAATAGAGGTTAATTGTGCAAGTTCCTAACTTTACTCTCGAGCGTTGAGAATGATATGCATCTCAACAATAGTATCTTCCTTTGGTTGAAGGTTCTGGATTTCAAATGTTTATCATGGTCGAAGCTAGAAGCTAAAATACAATCAGAAGAACCTTCAGACTTGACTGGAACAGCTTCGCTTCCTCCTTGTGCTGGTCATGCACTGGTAATCACCAGATACTCTTTATAGTCAAGTTGAGCGGAACTGGATTTTCTCCCAGATAGATATAACTGTGTAGCGTATTTCCTTCTGGCATTTAATCTCCGCAGGTTCCATGGGGAAACAAGATCCTCTGTCTTGCAGGACACACAAGGGAACCTACAGAAAGTCTCAGTGGTTAGCCTAATATTTTGCTCCTTTTTTTCTaatcttattttttttgtgcGAGTTATATTTCTTATATAAAATAACATATTTATGTCAGTTAAGGAGTTTGATCCACAAACTTGCACCTGGTCAACCTTGCGCACTTATGGCAGATCACCggtaccttttttttaatctatttatATTGTCAGAAAGCTTCTAAAGTACtcgctgctttttttttttttgtctaagaATATGTGGCGGTAATCTTCCTTTTGCTTTAGAGCTCATGCGGTGGCCAATCAGTGACTCTTGTTGGAGGCACATTAGTAGTGTTTGGAGGTGAAGGTGATGGGAGATCCCTTCTGAATGACCTGCACGTTCTTGATCTCGAGACCATGACTTGGGATGAATTTGAGACCACGTAAGTTTTGTGATTGAAGCATGTTTTTCAGTTGTTGTAAAGTGAACAAatgacaatatatttttttaaaaaaaaaagtgatcaaAATGTTTATGGTCCTTAATATTAGGATTCTGCTGAATGACCTGAATTTTGTAACTCGTGTGAAAATGCTATTGCAGGCGTACTCCACAAGTTATATATTTTTAGGCATTAATTATGAAATCATTCTTCTAGTAAATTCATTACCAAGTTCCTTGAGGTGCAGAGCTGATATCTGACTATTTTAAACTGTACTGTAATTTTCCAGAGGCACACCCCCTTCTCCAAGGTCAGAGCATGCTGCTGCGTGCTATGCTGATCGTTATCTCTTGATATTTGGCGGGGGTTCTCATTCTACATGTTTCAGTGATCTACATCTCCTTGACATGCAGACGGTGAGAATTGAATCTTTTCTTTAGAGCTGGTATTCACTACTTTAGGAAGTCCAAATAAATGGTTATCTGCTAATTGCAGATGGAATGGTCAAGACCAGAACATCAGGGTATTACTCCCGAACCAAGAGCAGGGCATGCAGGTGTTACGGTTGGTGAGAACTGGTTTATTACTGGAGGTGGTAATAACAAGAAAGGTAAGGATGAAAATCCAGCACCTACCTTATACTACGATTATGACTTCCAAAACAATTGAGCTTATTCAATTTCCATGGTTTTATCACCCTTGAGTGTAGCTCCTTATCCATTTACAGATGATATATTTGTTATATCTTTTCTTGATAGTTTTTGAGCTTTtctttagaaaaagaaaagtagcTCACGAAACAGTTTTCGCTCACATGTGCTTAATCGGCTAATCATGATGCACTGCAGGTGTCCCAGAAACACTTGTACTTAACATGTCAACATTTGTATGGTCAGTCGTTACTGGTCTTGAAGGCCGTGCACCCCCAACAAGTGAGGTGAGCTCTTTATGTAACTGGGTTCTCCTAGTAAATAAATGGGAGCATCATCTTTGTTCTGCATATTTACTCTGAATCATCTGATAGtttgggtgaaaagttttgttGGATCTTGTATTCAAACATTGAAGTTCATATTATTCTAACCAATGACATATTTGTAACCCTTGTTAATTGCATTTCTTTCATGTTATGCTCCCATGCTGTTGGTGATATTGAAATGCTGTTGTACATCAGGGCTCAAGTTTAGTGCTGCACAAAGTTAATGGTGAAGATTTTCTGGTGTCATTTGGAGGATACAGTGGACGTTACAGTAATGAGGCACGTCTATTTCATCAGTTTAGTTCTCCTGATGCATATCCTTGTATTCTGCTGAATAGTTCTTTGGTATAGATTTATGCTCTCAAGTCAAGTCGAAAGTCCGGTGTGCCATCTGGGCAACTAAATGAACCTGAAACAAATGGATTGGCCTCTGTGGCAGAAAATTCTAGCAGAGGGGTCATATTTGAAATTGAAGAACTTCAAGATGAAA
This genomic window from Oryza sativa Japonica Group chromosome 12, ASM3414082v1 contains:
- the LOC4352434 gene encoding acyl-CoA-binding domain-containing protein 6-like; protein product: MASAKVSHPVKSASEESKVLVVENGKMVDVQDKEITMEGLCSISSYDQWARIPVSGPLPKPRYKHAAAVVQEKMYVFGGNHNGRYLGDMQVLDFKCLSWSKLEAKIQSEEPSDLTGTASLPPCAGHALVPWGNKILCLAGHTREPTESLSVKEFDPQTCTWSTLRTYGRSPSSCGGQSVTLVGGTLVVFGGEGDGRSLLNDLHVLDLETMTWDEFETTGTPPSPRSEHAAACYADRYLLIFGGGSHSTCFSDLHLLDMQTMEWSRPEHQGITPEPRAGHAGVTVGENWFITGGGNNKKGVPETLVLNMSTFVWSVVTGLEGRAPPTSEGSSLVLHKVNGEDFLVSFGGYSGRYSNEIYALKSSRKSGVPSGQLNEPETNGLASVAENSSRGVIFEIEELQDEKTIKRADTSKTLLQAVKGEKSHIEEKLNQEELQSSRLKQELANVETKNVELTKELDLVRNQLSAEEARASQLENEISDLQQRLQKMETLEKESESLRLEKDAESDDSSSGSNQRPADKGFWRWNG